The Parabacteroides sp. AD58 genome includes a window with the following:
- a CDS encoding DUF805 domain-containing protein: protein MGAIISNFMEIILGKYAQFKGRAGRSEFWMFYLVYFIIGAVFSILMNLVASISFLYYIILVLQVIIILGLLVPTLAVSVRRLHDIGKGGEWIFINLIPLIGSIWFLILLIKEGEKVANRFGNPA, encoded by the coding sequence ATGGGAGCTATTATTTCAAATTTCATGGAGATTATCCTTGGCAAGTATGCCCAGTTCAAAGGACGTGCCGGTAGAAGTGAATTTTGGATGTTTTATTTGGTCTATTTCATCATTGGGGCTGTCTTCTCTATCTTGATGAACCTTGTGGCAAGTATCTCTTTCCTTTATTATATCATTTTAGTACTGCAAGTAATTATCATATTGGGACTGCTTGTACCTACATTGGCTGTCAGCGTGCGTAGGCTTCACGATATAGGCAAAGGAGGAGAATGGATATTTATTAATCTAATACCTCTTATAGGTTCTATCTGGTTTCTTATTCTGCTGATAAAAGAAGGCGAGAAAGTCGCGAACCGTTTTGGCAATCCAGCCTGA
- a CDS encoding IS1182 family transposase: MAKIHFRPYTPNQTVLFPQRIDEDIAENDPVRMVDALVESLNLEGFRKLYKECGRSPYHPKMMLKVILYAYMNNIYSCRKIEKLLHRDIHYIWLAGYEKPDFITINRFRNRVKNEINEVFTQTVLLLSSKGFISLNVEYIDGTKIESKANKYTFVWRKSVERNRERLMKKISVLLSQIDDVIVQEKASENNEEIEFTPSMLTEMAGELRNALEQTSEPSTKEQKSALRKKRRQLKELEAHRDKLQEYNNHLDNLQDRNSYSKTDKEATFMKMKEDAMRNGQTKPGYNLQIATENQFIIDYSLFPNPTDTLTMIPFLKSFADRYGQLAHTVVADSGYGSEENYHFMSENGMEAYVKYNYFHMEQRPRFKPNPFKAENFFYNEKQDYCVCPMGQKMQRVGTRHTKTESGYVVEYARYRAVRCEGCPLRCLCFKAKGNRTIELNHRLRIYKQKARELLCSEEGLKHRGQRCIEPEAVFGQIKYNMNYKRFRHFGKDKVLMDFCFLAIAFNIKKMCTKMNKEGINWPIKHLYGLITAHLSYWEQNNRDYLQNIAA; the protein is encoded by the coding sequence ATGGCAAAGATACATTTTCGTCCATACACTCCCAACCAAACGGTACTTTTTCCGCAAAGAATCGATGAAGATATTGCAGAAAACGATCCTGTGCGCATGGTTGACGCTTTGGTTGAAAGCCTGAATCTTGAAGGTTTCAGGAAGTTATACAAAGAATGCGGCCGCAGTCCTTACCATCCCAAGATGATGCTAAAGGTTATCTTGTATGCCTATATGAACAATATATACTCCTGCCGGAAAATAGAAAAGCTTCTTCATCGTGATATCCATTACATTTGGTTAGCCGGTTATGAGAAACCGGACTTCATTACTATCAATCGTTTCCGTAACCGGGTGAAGAATGAGATTAACGAAGTGTTTACCCAAACCGTACTTCTGCTTTCATCCAAAGGTTTCATCAGTCTGAATGTGGAATATATTGACGGAACAAAGATTGAGTCCAAGGCCAACAAATATACTTTTGTATGGCGGAAGAGCGTTGAGCGAAACCGTGAACGACTGATGAAGAAAATCAGTGTTCTGTTAAGCCAAATAGATGACGTCATCGTTCAGGAAAAAGCTTCGGAAAACAACGAGGAAATTGAGTTTACACCTTCCATGCTGACAGAAATGGCGGGAGAATTACGCAATGCCCTTGAACAGACTTCAGAACCATCCACGAAAGAGCAGAAATCTGCACTGAGAAAGAAACGCAGGCAACTGAAAGAACTGGAAGCACATAGAGATAAGCTTCAGGAATACAATAACCATCTGGACAATCTTCAGGACCGCAACTCTTATTCCAAGACAGACAAAGAGGCCACCTTTATGAAAATGAAGGAGGATGCCATGCGCAACGGTCAGACAAAGCCCGGATATAATCTTCAGATTGCTACGGAAAATCAATTCATTATCGATTATTCTCTTTTCCCGAATCCGACTGACACCTTGACGATGATCCCCTTCCTGAAGTCCTTTGCCGACAGATACGGCCAGTTGGCTCATACGGTGGTTGCTGATTCCGGTTACGGATCAGAAGAGAATTACCACTTTATGTCGGAAAACGGGATGGAAGCATACGTCAAATACAATTATTTCCATATGGAGCAGCGGCCAAGATTTAAACCGAATCCTTTTAAAGCCGAAAACTTTTTCTACAATGAAAAACAGGATTACTGTGTCTGTCCAATGGGACAAAAGATGCAGAGGGTAGGTACCAGGCATACGAAAACCGAATCCGGATATGTAGTCGAATATGCCAGGTATAGGGCTGTCAGATGCGAAGGATGTCCGTTAAGATGTCTGTGTTTTAAAGCTAAAGGAAACAGGACGATAGAACTGAATCACCGACTCAGGATATACAAACAGAAAGCCCGGGAACTTCTTTGTTCCGAAGAAGGGCTGAAACACAGAGGGCAAAGGTGTATAGAACCGGAAGCTGTATTTGGACAGATAAAATACAACATGAACTACAAGCGCTTCCGTCATTTTGGAAAGGACAAGGTTCTCATGGACTTTTGCTTCCTGGCCATCGCCTTCAATATAAAAAAGATGTGTACCAAGATGAATAAAGAGGGTATAAATTGGCCAATTAAACACCTTTACGGCCTTATTACCGCTCATTTAAGCTATTGGGAACAAAATAATCGAGATTATCTTCAGAATATCGCTGCCTGA
- the rpoN gene encoding RNA polymerase factor sigma-54 encodes MLKQQLRQQLQQKLSPQQIQLIRLLELPAIELEEKVKHELEENPALEEGKEAPEDDYDVAEHDNPDDGEGSEGGESDADLDLSLGDYMSEDDIPEYKLQEMRERSEKKEDIPFSVSESLNEFLVQQLRLRNLPEKEMKMAEYIIGNIDDDGYLRRDLGAIADDLVFQAGLNVEEKDIYPILQIIQDFEPAGVGARNLQECLLIQLRKKEQTPETRIAIRILTDYFDEFTRKHYDKILRGLEINEETLKKSIREITLLDPKPGIAWGGTMETAMSQIVPDFIVDSNNGEITLSMNNRGIPDLRINQEYVDMFQDYTSNKANQTSDRKNAVQFVKQKLDSAQWFIDAVKQRQETLQRTMEAIIALQKDFFLTGDESSLRPMILKDVAERTGYDISTISRVSNSKYVQTNFGIYPLKYFFSESMQTDKGEEISTREVKKIVKEHVDAEDKRKPLTDEELAAILKEKGYVIARRTVAKYREQLGIPVARLRKEI; translated from the coding sequence ATGTTAAAACAACAGTTACGGCAACAACTTCAACAGAAGCTTTCTCCTCAACAGATTCAGCTGATCCGCTTGCTGGAACTTCCTGCTATCGAGCTGGAAGAGAAAGTAAAGCATGAGCTGGAAGAGAATCCTGCCCTGGAGGAAGGCAAAGAAGCACCGGAAGATGATTATGATGTAGCAGAGCACGACAACCCGGATGACGGGGAAGGCTCAGAAGGAGGGGAATCGGATGCAGACCTGGATTTGTCATTAGGCGATTATATGTCGGAGGATGACATTCCTGAATATAAGTTGCAGGAGATGCGCGAACGGAGTGAAAAGAAAGAAGATATCCCGTTCTCGGTCAGTGAGTCACTGAATGAATTTCTGGTTCAGCAGCTGCGCCTGCGTAATCTTCCGGAAAAAGAGATGAAGATGGCCGAATACATCATCGGGAATATTGATGATGACGGATACCTGCGCCGTGACTTAGGAGCCATAGCCGATGACCTGGTATTCCAGGCCGGACTGAATGTGGAAGAAAAGGATATTTACCCCATCCTGCAGATTATCCAGGATTTTGAACCGGCAGGAGTAGGGGCCCGCAACTTGCAGGAATGCCTGCTGATCCAGCTGCGGAAGAAGGAACAGACTCCGGAGACACGGATTGCCATCCGGATCCTGACCGACTATTTTGACGAGTTTACACGCAAGCATTATGACAAGATACTGCGCGGACTGGAGATCAACGAAGAGACGCTGAAGAAAAGCATCCGCGAGATTACTCTCCTTGATCCGAAACCGGGTATTGCCTGGGGAGGAACAATGGAAACGGCAATGAGCCAGATCGTACCGGATTTTATCGTCGATTCGAACAACGGCGAAATTACCTTGTCGATGAACAACCGGGGGATTCCCGACCTGCGTATCAATCAGGAATATGTAGATATGTTCCAGGATTATACAAGCAACAAGGCCAATCAGACAAGCGACCGGAAAAATGCCGTACAGTTCGTAAAGCAGAAGCTCGATTCGGCCCAGTGGTTCATCGACGCGGTCAAACAGCGGCAGGAAACCCTGCAACGCACGATGGAAGCCATTATCGCCCTGCAGAAGGACTTCTTCCTGACAGGCGATGAATCGTCTCTCCGCCCGATGATCCTGAAAGACGTGGCAGAACGGACGGGATATGATATTTCCACCATTTCACGTGTCAGCAACAGCAAATATGTACAGACAAACTTCGGTATTTATCCGCTGAAATATTTCTTCTCGGAATCCATGCAGACAGACAAGGGAGAAGAAATCTCTACCCGCGAAGTCAAGAAAATCGTAAAAGAGCATGTAGATGCAGAAGACAAACGGAAACCGCTGACGGATGAAGAACTGGCCGCTATCCTGAAGGAAAAGGGATACGTCATTGCCCGTCGTACGGTAGCTAAGTATCGCGAGCAGCTGGGAATTCCGGTAGCCCGTCTGCGGAAAGAAATATAA
- the gcvH gene encoding glycine cleavage system protein GcvH, translating into MNFPTDVKYTKDHEWIRVDGDVAYVGITDYAQSELGEIVYVDITTEGETVGKEEVFGTIEAVKTVSDLFMPVTGEVLEVNPELEDAPQLVNEDAYGKGWIIKVSVSDAAELDELLSAAEYEQLIAK; encoded by the coding sequence ATGAATTTTCCTACAGATGTAAAGTACACAAAGGATCATGAATGGATCCGTGTTGATGGCGACGTAGCATACGTTGGCATTACTGATTACGCACAGAGCGAACTGGGTGAAATCGTTTATGTAGATATCACAACTGAAGGTGAAACCGTAGGCAAAGAAGAAGTTTTCGGTACAATCGAAGCTGTTAAGACGGTATCTGATTTGTTCATGCCGGTTACTGGCGAAGTACTGGAAGTTAATCCGGAACTGGAAGACGCTCCTCAGTTAGTGAATGAAGATGCTTATGGCAAAGGCTGGATCATCAAGGTTTCTGTATCAGATGCAGCTGAGCTCGACGAACTGTTGTCGGCTGCCGAATATGAACAATTAATTGCGAAATAA
- a CDS encoding 5-fold beta-flower protein, whose amino-acid sequence MKTRVIITMLALIGIFQFAGAQTIRDNSNVTIGKIERDGTVRNAGNIKIGSISSSGEIRNTGNILIGKIDSNGKVWNKNNSQLGSIDSDGTVKNASNIKIGKVESNGSVKNASNITIGKAENVSTKHAALFFFFGFFK is encoded by the coding sequence ATGAAAACAAGAGTAATCATTACAATGCTGGCTCTAATCGGTATTTTCCAGTTTGCCGGTGCACAAACTATTCGTGACAACTCCAACGTTACTATTGGAAAAATTGAACGTGACGGGACAGTGAGAAATGCTGGCAACATTAAAATTGGGTCTATTTCATCCTCAGGAGAAATACGCAATACTGGCAACATCTTAATAGGAAAGATTGACAGTAACGGGAAAGTGTGGAACAAAAACAACAGTCAGTTGGGATCCATTGACAGCGATGGCACTGTAAAAAACGCGTCCAACATTAAAATTGGAAAAGTAGAAAGCAATGGCAGTGTGAAAAATGCGTCCAACATTACAATCGGGAAAGCCGAAAATGTTTCCACTAAGCATGCTGCTCTCTTTTTCTTTTTCGGCTTCTTTAAATAG
- the purE gene encoding 5-(carboxyamino)imidazole ribonucleotide mutase, producing the protein MTPVVSIIMGSTSDLPVMEKAAKFLDEMEIPFEMHALSAHRTPEEVEKFAKGAKERGIRVIIAAAGMAAHLCGVIASMTTVPVIGVPINSTLDGMDALLAIVQMPPGIPVATVGINGALNAGILAVQMLAVGDESLQAKLAQYKEDLKKKIVKANEDLAKVSFKYKTN; encoded by the coding sequence ATGACTCCGGTTGTTAGTATCATCATGGGCAGTACTTCGGATCTGCCCGTTATGGAAAAGGCAGCCAAGTTCCTCGACGAGATGGAAATCCCGTTTGAGATGCATGCGCTGTCGGCTCATCGGACACCGGAAGAAGTAGAAAAATTCGCCAAGGGAGCCAAGGAAAGAGGTATCCGTGTCATCATCGCAGCAGCCGGTATGGCGGCTCATCTGTGTGGTGTCATCGCTTCCATGACGACTGTTCCGGTTATCGGTGTGCCTATCAACTCGACACTCGACGGTATGGATGCCCTGCTGGCTATCGTTCAGATGCCTCCGGGAATTCCAGTGGCTACCGTAGGGATCAACGGAGCCTTGAATGCCGGTATCCTGGCTGTACAGATGCTGGCTGTCGGTGACGAATCTCTGCAAGCGAAACTGGCCCAATACAAGGAAGATCTGAAGAAGAAAATTGTAAAGGCCAACGAAGATCTGGCAAAAGTATCTTTCAAATACAAAACCAATTAA
- a CDS encoding M48 family metallopeptidase: MEYIGIQTQKRRNDFRSTLLLFMFPCLVLGVVYIFFILFAWLGFIEEAETEGHFWLSVNSVYSISVPYVLGVIFVWFTIAYFWNTYIIKVSTGATTLERKKNKRVYNLVENLCMSQGMKIPKINIINDESLNAFASGINERTYTVTLSKGLINRLKNDELEAVIAHELSHIRNHDVHLLIVSIVFVGVFSMIARLAFESIFSSSDSSSNKKDGNSNGAVIIVLLLALIVVLIGLLFAKLMRFAILRKREYLADAEAAEMTKNPLALASALRKIAKDPNIEAVTREDVAQLFIQHPGKQAVGFIGSLGGIFDTHPPIEKRISILEQF, from the coding sequence ATGGAATATATCGGGATACAGACACAGAAAAGGAGAAACGACTTCCGTTCGACGCTCCTGCTTTTTATGTTCCCATGCCTTGTCTTAGGTGTGGTGTACATTTTTTTCATTCTTTTCGCATGGCTGGGTTTTATTGAAGAAGCTGAGACAGAGGGGCACTTCTGGCTTTCCGTCAACTCAGTTTACTCGATCTCGGTTCCTTATGTTCTTGGAGTGATTTTCGTATGGTTCACCATAGCCTATTTTTGGAATACGTATATAATAAAAGTGTCAACAGGAGCAACGACACTTGAAAGAAAAAAAAACAAACGTGTCTACAATCTGGTAGAGAATCTTTGCATGAGCCAAGGTATGAAGATACCGAAAATCAATATTATAAATGACGAGTCGCTCAATGCCTTCGCAAGCGGAATCAACGAACGGACATATACGGTTACGTTGTCGAAAGGGTTAATAAATAGACTAAAAAATGATGAGTTAGAAGCGGTCATTGCGCACGAACTATCGCACATACGCAACCACGATGTACATCTGCTCATTGTTTCTATTGTGTTTGTAGGTGTGTTTTCAATGATTGCACGTTTAGCATTCGAGTCAATATTTTCTTCTTCTGATAGCAGTTCCAATAAAAAGGATGGTAATAGTAATGGAGCTGTCATAATAGTACTGCTTCTGGCACTCATAGTTGTCCTGATAGGTTTATTGTTTGCTAAACTGATGAGGTTCGCCATTTTACGAAAAAGGGAATATTTGGCTGATGCCGAAGCAGCTGAAATGACAAAGAATCCGCTTGCTCTTGCTTCTGCCCTACGCAAGATTGCCAAAGACCCTAACATTGAGGCAGTGACACGTGAAGATGTCGCCCAGTTGTTTATTCAGCATCCGGGGAAGCAGGCTGTAGGTTTTATCGGAAGTCTTGGAGGTATATTCGACACACACCCTCCGATTGAAAAAAGAATAAGCATTCTTGAACAATTTTAA
- a CDS encoding glycoside hydrolase family 43 protein, translated as MWKTFCLSLLVAGLFSCQEGKRYQSFKPGEIWLDNAEVHINAHGGGILYDGGRYYWFGEHKTEGEAGNRANVGVHCYSSDDLYNWIDEGIALSVEPEGSGSPIEKGCILERPKVIHNAKTGKYVMWFHLEPKGMGYRGAQSGVAVSDQVTGPYQFLHAGRINAGKWAANASEELKNAPVPALEDAYSGGELPGHPDSLNIHKRDLEGGQMARDMNLFVDDDGKAYHIYASEENSTLQIAQLTDDYTDHNGVYIRCFAGRFMEAPAMFKHNGKYYLMMSGCTGWASNAARSAVADSVLGEWKELGNPCVDADSATTYHSQSTYILPMPGHPDKFIYMGDRWTPENAIDGRYIWLPLEFDGDRFVIHWQDEWKM; from the coding sequence ATGTGGAAAACATTTTGCTTGTCCCTGTTAGTAGCAGGACTATTTTCATGCCAGGAGGGGAAACGCTACCAGTCGTTTAAGCCCGGTGAAATCTGGCTCGACAACGCGGAGGTGCATATCAATGCCCATGGAGGAGGCATCCTGTACGATGGAGGCCGTTATTACTGGTTTGGTGAACATAAGACGGAAGGTGAGGCAGGTAACCGGGCCAATGTGGGGGTTCACTGCTATTCATCAGACGATTTGTACAACTGGATAGATGAGGGCATCGCTTTGTCGGTAGAACCCGAAGGCTCGGGCAGTCCGATCGAGAAAGGTTGTATCCTGGAACGCCCGAAGGTGATTCATAATGCCAAGACCGGAAAATATGTGATGTGGTTCCACCTCGAACCCAAAGGCATGGGATATCGCGGAGCACAAAGCGGAGTGGCCGTCAGCGACCAGGTAACCGGACCGTATCAATTCCTGCATGCCGGCCGTATTAATGCCGGGAAATGGGCTGCAAATGCGTCAGAAGAGTTGAAGAATGCGCCTGTACCTGCCCTGGAAGACGCTTACTCCGGCGGAGAACTGCCGGGACATCCGGACTCGCTGAATATCCACAAGCGGGATTTAGAGGGCGGACAGATGGCCCGTGATATGAATCTGTTTGTCGATGATGACGGCAAGGCCTATCATATCTATGCGTCGGAAGAAAACAGTACGCTGCAGATTGCCCAGCTGACCGACGATTATACCGATCACAATGGTGTCTACATCCGCTGCTTTGCCGGACGGTTCATGGAGGCTCCTGCCATGTTCAAGCATAACGGGAAATATTACCTGATGATGTCGGGCTGTACAGGCTGGGCTTCGAACGCGGCCCGTTCTGCAGTAGCCGATTCTGTTTTAGGCGAATGGAAAGAACTGGGAAATCCGTGTGTGGATGCTGATTCGGCCACGACCTATCATTCCCAGAGCACGTATATCCTTCCGATGCCGGGACATCCGGACAAGTTCATTTATATGGGCGACCGCTGGACTCCCGAGAATGCGATCGACGGCCGTTATATCTGGCTCCCGCTTGAGTTTGACGGAGATCGTTTCGTGATCCATTGGCAGGATGAATGGAAGATGTAA
- a CDS encoding hybrid sensor histidine kinase/response regulator transcription factor, with the protein MYGQVATYGQLGKVYRENASFDDAIQYHKKGLEMATQMNDTLEIVKALNNLGTNYRRIGILTEASEYHFRALGLIEKMKGRTYDIKKNRLVAMNGIGNIYLSLGNNNAAERVFRNSLAGEKELNSALGQAINTANLGFIFESREEYDSAYIYFKQSLSYNQQAKSDLGISLCYNHFGNLHEKKGELDEALANYHKAYDIMKGKSDHWHWLESCISMARVLLKLNNPALAQTYLSQARKTARDINSFEHLSAIHKLDYIYFLGQNDCQRALESYIQSQAYADSVKNEESINHLQNLRIKYEIEKNAQEIDLVKKNFIEEQRNKRIILTVSILILLMTCSAIAFLWYALRMRSKTNRTLRQVEQIRTGFFTNITHEFRTPLTVILGLVEQMRNNDVSKDETERYLNSIQRQGNNLLELVNQLLDMSKLMAKADRKQWYRGNIVAFIRMTLDSYREYACSQYINLLFIPESNTIEMDFIPEYFNKIMRNLLSNALKYTPANGIIRIEMKKDKSLLRLQVFNTGNEIPEEEIPRLFDTFYQGSNNEKQIGTGIGLPYTRQMVESMNGNIKVYNKKGEGVVFSVYIPLDQDSIERLPWSDATNVTEQIRGKNDLEKIQVKNNVAENSLSPSILIVEDNLDISFYISTLLKGKYHLNYASDGKEGIDKAKNYMPDLILTDLMMPGMDGYMLCHEIRQSEILNHIPIIIITAKSSDADRIRGLEEGADAYLIKPFNAEELLVRVEKLLEQRRQLRDKFSKALQEGSAQNVELSSRDRDFLNRLTSIIHSHLADKDLNADFIADKMCMSRTQLNRKIRSIADYTATTYILQIRMEKAKRLLASTEQAIGDIATTCGFEDTSYFTRVFKQMFNVTPSQYRKTPKL; encoded by the coding sequence ATGTACGGGCAGGTTGCCACGTACGGACAATTAGGAAAAGTATATCGTGAAAATGCCTCTTTTGACGATGCCATTCAATATCATAAAAAAGGTCTGGAGATGGCTACTCAGATGAATGACACGCTTGAAATCGTGAAGGCGCTGAATAATCTTGGAACCAACTACCGGCGTATCGGGATATTGACCGAAGCTTCCGAATACCATTTCAGGGCATTGGGCCTGATAGAGAAAATGAAGGGAAGAACGTATGACATCAAGAAAAACCGGTTGGTTGCCATGAATGGAATCGGGAATATTTATCTCTCCTTGGGGAATAATAATGCGGCTGAAAGAGTTTTCCGTAATTCCTTAGCCGGAGAAAAGGAATTGAACAGCGCATTGGGACAGGCAATCAACACGGCCAACTTAGGTTTTATATTTGAAAGCCGTGAAGAATACGACTCGGCTTATATCTATTTCAAGCAATCTTTGTCATACAATCAGCAGGCTAAATCCGATTTAGGAATATCCCTTTGCTATAACCATTTCGGAAACCTTCACGAAAAAAAAGGTGAACTTGATGAAGCTCTAGCCAACTACCACAAAGCCTATGACATAATGAAAGGGAAAAGCGACCATTGGCATTGGTTGGAGTCATGTATTTCGATGGCACGTGTACTTCTCAAACTTAACAACCCTGCCCTAGCACAAACTTATTTGTCGCAGGCAAGGAAAACGGCACGGGACATTAATTCATTTGAACATCTGAGTGCGATTCATAAGCTGGATTATATATACTTTTTAGGACAAAACGACTGCCAAAGAGCTTTGGAAAGTTACATACAGAGCCAGGCATATGCTGACAGCGTGAAAAATGAGGAAAGCATCAATCATCTCCAAAATCTGAGAATTAAATACGAAATAGAAAAAAACGCACAGGAAATTGATTTGGTTAAAAAGAATTTCATTGAGGAACAACGCAACAAGCGAATCATCCTAACTGTGAGCATTCTGATTCTTTTGATGACTTGTTCGGCCATAGCATTCCTTTGGTATGCTTTGCGGATGAGGTCAAAAACAAACCGTACTTTACGACAGGTAGAACAGATACGTACCGGATTCTTCACCAATATCACACATGAGTTCCGTACACCGCTCACCGTAATCCTGGGATTGGTGGAGCAAATGCGGAATAACGATGTATCTAAAGACGAGACGGAACGTTACCTTAACTCCATTCAACGGCAGGGCAACAATTTGCTGGAATTGGTAAATCAATTGCTGGACATGTCAAAACTTATGGCAAAGGCTGATCGTAAACAGTGGTATCGGGGAAATATTGTCGCATTCATACGCATGACTCTTGACAGTTATCGCGAATATGCCTGTTCGCAGTACATTAATTTGCTGTTCATTCCGGAATCGAATACCATCGAGATGGATTTTATACCTGAGTATTTTAATAAAATAATGCGCAATCTGCTTTCAAATGCACTGAAATATACGCCTGCCAATGGAATTATCAGGATAGAAATGAAAAAAGATAAATCATTGTTGAGGTTGCAGGTTTTCAATACCGGAAATGAGATTCCCGAAGAGGAAATACCACGGTTGTTCGATACGTTTTACCAAGGTTCAAACAACGAGAAGCAGATAGGAACAGGTATAGGACTTCCCTACACACGCCAGATGGTGGAAAGTATGAACGGAAACATCAAAGTTTACAACAAGAAAGGTGAAGGGGTTGTTTTTTCAGTCTATATACCACTTGATCAAGATTCGATAGAGAGACTTCCATGGAGCGATGCTACCAACGTTACAGAACAAATTCGTGGAAAGAATGATCTGGAAAAGATTCAGGTTAAGAATAATGTCGCTGAAAATAGTCTTAGTCCTTCCATACTGATTGTGGAGGACAATCTGGATATTTCATTTTACATCAGCACCCTACTAAAGGGGAAATACCATCTTAATTATGCTTCTGACGGCAAAGAAGGCATTGATAAAGCGAAAAATTACATGCCCGACCTTATCCTGACAGACCTGATGATGCCAGGCATGGATGGCTATATGCTCTGCCATGAAATCCGGCAGTCTGAGATATTGAACCACATCCCTATCATTATCATCACAGCGAAAAGCAGTGACGCGGACCGCATACGAGGTTTGGAAGAAGGAGCGGACGCATACTTGATCAAGCCTTTCAATGCAGAAGAGTTACTTGTGCGTGTCGAAAAATTGTTGGAGCAGCGCCGGCAATTGCGAGACAAATTCTCTAAGGCCTTACAAGAAGGTTCTGCTCAAAATGTGGAATTATCATCTAGAGACCGTGATTTCCTGAATCGACTAACATCAATTATACATAGCCATTTAGCGGACAAAGATTTGAACGCAGATTTTATTGCCGACAAAATGTGTATGAGTAGAACGCAATTGAATCGGAAAATCCGTTCGATTGCCGACTATACAGCTACCACCTACATTCTTCAGATTCGGATGGAAAAAGCCAAACGTCTGCTAGCTTCTACAGAACAAGCCATCGGAGATATCGCCACGACTTGTGGTTTTGAAGATACCAGTTATTTTACACGTGTCTTTAAACAAATGTTCAATGTCACCCCCAGTCAATACAGAAAAACTCCTAAATTGTAG